A window from uncultured Desulfobacter sp. encodes these proteins:
- a CDS encoding magnesium transporter, with translation MSFTSEVLVQDAIEKIRTLSKKRAAASYAYVVDEENHLLGVLNMRDLLIASPDQTLESIMIKDVFSLHGFMDVQEAAGELSRRKYFAAPVVDSENKMLGVIKAERLIKGVREDTAQDIQRMFGAGKDEKPFSTIWFSLRKRLFWLHINLVTAFMAAGVVAIFEDIISKLAILAVFLPVVAGQGGNAGAQSLAVVMRGIAMREIPKEKAGRLILKEGTLGALNGIVIGVVTALVAWLWMGNPYLCLPGMPAKHIKTSPPRRFTWTISGKTRCSTVKSSPPRRSSLWINGGRMLRFRWWLNLNPSNQQ, from the coding sequence ATGTCATTTACCAGTGAGGTCCTTGTCCAGGACGCCATTGAAAAGATAAGAACCTTGTCAAAAAAACGGGCTGCAGCTTCCTACGCCTATGTGGTGGACGAAGAAAACCACTTGCTCGGCGTACTGAACATGCGCGACCTGCTCATTGCCTCTCCAGATCAGACACTGGAGTCCATCATGATTAAAGATGTATTCTCTCTGCATGGATTTATGGACGTACAGGAAGCCGCCGGAGAGCTTTCCAGACGCAAATATTTCGCCGCGCCGGTGGTGGATTCGGAAAATAAAATGCTGGGCGTCATCAAAGCGGAACGTCTGATCAAAGGCGTCAGGGAAGATACGGCCCAGGATATTCAGCGAATGTTTGGTGCGGGCAAAGATGAAAAACCTTTTTCCACCATCTGGTTTTCCCTGAGAAAACGGCTCTTCTGGCTGCATATCAATTTGGTGACGGCCTTTATGGCCGCAGGTGTGGTGGCCATATTTGAGGACATCATCTCAAAGCTGGCCATTCTTGCGGTGTTCCTTCCGGTGGTTGCCGGACAGGGGGGAAATGCCGGTGCCCAGTCCCTGGCTGTTGTGATGCGGGGGATTGCCATGCGGGAGATTCCAAAGGAGAAAGCAGGCCGCCTTATTCTAAAAGAGGGTACGCTGGGTGCCCTCAACGGTATTGTCATCGGTGTTGTGACGGCACTGGTGGCCTGGCTGTGGATGGGCAATCCGTATTTGTGCCTTCCGGGGATGCCGGCAAAGCATATAAAAACATCACCACCACGCCGGTTTACCTGGACAATATCCGGGAAAACACGATGTTCTACTGTAAAGTCGTCGCCCCCCAGGCGGTCCAGCCTCTGGATAAACGGTGGCCGGATGTTGAGGTTCAGGTGGTGGTTGAACCTAAACCCGTCGAATCAACAGTAG
- a CDS encoding response regulator, with protein sequence MAQKIKVMMVDDEERFRKTASTLLTKKGFDTTFAGSGEEALKLLGTTPCDVVILDVQMAGMDGHETLAEIKRMSPETQVIMLTGHGTPDSAEKSRKLIAFDYLAKPCDIDILAAKINEAYAVAHTQAARTEKKVKDIMTAVDNYTTVNVDTTVREAVNKLMASLTGLASGNMIREAGHRSLIVFDRAGNYAGLLRVKDLIREVRPKYLAILESSKADSVRFSHVFTDGWDGLFTIQMKALAQKRIGELTLDSPPMIDENANLMEVADLLFKTQRTRLIVTSGKKVVGILREQDLFFEIVSIVTA encoded by the coding sequence ATGGCACAAAAAATAAAAGTGATGATGGTTGACGATGAGGAACGATTTCGTAAAACCGCATCAACGCTCTTAACAAAAAAAGGATTTGACACCACCTTTGCCGGGTCCGGGGAAGAGGCCCTCAAACTCCTTGGGACGACCCCCTGCGACGTGGTGATACTTGATGTCCAGATGGCAGGCATGGATGGACATGAAACCCTTGCAGAAATCAAAAGGATGTCTCCTGAAACCCAGGTGATCATGCTCACGGGGCACGGAACACCGGATTCTGCCGAAAAATCCCGCAAACTTATCGCCTTTGATTATCTGGCCAAGCCCTGTGACATTGACATCCTTGCTGCAAAAATAAATGAAGCCTATGCGGTGGCGCATACTCAGGCAGCCAGAACAGAAAAAAAGGTCAAGGATATCATGACCGCCGTGGACAACTACACAACGGTTAACGTGGACACCACCGTCAGGGAAGCGGTGAACAAACTCATGGCATCATTGACCGGGCTTGCAAGCGGCAACATGATCCGGGAAGCGGGGCACCGCTCCCTGATCGTGTTTGACAGGGCCGGCAATTATGCCGGGTTGCTCCGGGTAAAAGACCTGATCCGGGAAGTCAGACCCAAGTATCTGGCTATCCTGGAATCCTCCAAAGCCGACAGTGTGCGATTTTCACACGTATTCACCGATGGGTGGGACGGACTGTTCACGATCCAGATGAAGGCCCTGGCCCAAAAACGAATCGGTGAACTCACCTTGGACTCTCCGCCCATGATTGATGAAAATGCAAATCTCATGGAGGTGGCGGACCTGCTTTTCAAAACCCAGAGAACCCGATTGATCGTCACATCGGGTAAAAAAGTTGTGGGGATTCTAAGGGAGCAGGACCTTTTCTTTGAAATCGTAAGCATCGTCACCGCATGA
- a CDS encoding DUF5698 domain-containing protein, whose protein sequence is MLEQNILITGLFVFAARICDVSIGAIRTIMTVQGRTVIAFILALFEITIWVLVASTVINQVHEKPILIVFYAFGYAWV, encoded by the coding sequence ATGTTGGAACAAAATATACTCATCACCGGCCTGTTTGTTTTTGCGGCAAGAATATGCGACGTCTCCATTGGAGCGATTAGAACAATCATGACGGTCCAGGGCAGGACGGTGATCGCATTTATCCTTGCCCTTTTTGAAATCACCATCTGGGTTCTGGTGGCCAGCACCGTTATCAATCAGGTTCATGAAAAACCAATTCTGATCGTCTTTTATGCTTTTGGATATGCCTGGGTATAG
- the ppk2 gene encoding polyphosphate kinase 2: protein MDKKTKKGIKKGVIDWLDEELQDTFDEDYELELSGSELSIELKKIYKEQHPPTLERSKYFKSLLMLQAELIKMMGWVEYTGGKIAVIFEGRDSAGKGGVIKRIAQRLNPRVCRVVALNRPTNKEQSQWYFQRYVPHLPSAGEIVLFDRSWYNRSGVERVMGFASPEQVEQFLKDVPEFERMLVRSGIRLIKYWFSITDEEQHLRFLMRIHDPLKQWKLSDMDLQSRIRWEDYTKAKEATFARTNIPEAPWYIVEANDKKRARLNCIHHLLDQIPYEEVSYEPLTLPDRKHNPDYERAVLPPELYVPKRY, encoded by the coding sequence ATGGACAAAAAAACAAAAAAAGGGATTAAAAAAGGTGTCATTGACTGGCTTGATGAAGAACTTCAGGACACCTTTGATGAAGACTACGAGCTTGAGCTATCCGGGTCGGAACTTTCAATTGAATTAAAAAAAATATACAAGGAACAGCATCCGCCAACCCTTGAGAGAAGTAAATACTTCAAGTCCCTGTTAATGCTCCAGGCAGAACTGATCAAGATGATGGGCTGGGTCGAATATACGGGTGGAAAAATTGCCGTTATTTTTGAGGGCCGGGATTCAGCTGGAAAGGGCGGCGTGATCAAACGGATTGCACAGCGGCTGAATCCAAGAGTCTGCCGGGTCGTTGCGCTCAACAGACCGACAAACAAAGAGCAATCTCAGTGGTACTTCCAGAGGTATGTCCCGCATCTGCCTTCGGCAGGGGAAATCGTATTGTTTGACAGATCCTGGTATAACCGGTCCGGCGTGGAGCGGGTCATGGGATTTGCGAGCCCGGAACAGGTGGAGCAGTTTCTCAAGGATGTGCCTGAATTTGAACGCATGCTGGTTCGCTCGGGCATCCGCCTGATCAAATACTGGTTTTCCATCACAGACGAAGAACAACACTTACGCTTTCTCATGCGCATTCATGACCCCCTCAAGCAGTGGAAATTGAGCGACATGGATTTGCAGTCCCGAATCCGGTGGGAGGATTACACCAAAGCCAAAGAAGCGACCTTTGCCCGTACCAATATACCGGAAGCTCCCTGGTATATCGTCGAGGCCAATGATAAAAAACGGGCACGCCTCAACTGTATTCACCACCTGCTGGATCAGATTCCTTACGAGGAAGTTTCCTATGAGCCCCTCACCCTGCCCGATCGAAAACATAATCCGGACTATGAGCGAGCCGTACTTCCACCTGAATTGTATGTACCCAAACGATACTAA
- a CDS encoding IS1634 family transposase: METVKVERIDHLGIVAGVIKDLKIIEMIDSRIPKDEKENISAGEAIAGMVLNGLGFSNRPLSLTPQFFENKPLDVLFRPGVQASDFNHYKLGRSLDDAVDYSSELLFTEIASSTCRSESIHLLFNHLDTSSFSLTGEYLPDSDEHAIKITHGYSKDHRPDLKQAVLELMVSQDGGIPILCKCWDGNASDNTVFKERSSELVRQFKASDTPRYLIMDSKGYTESNASNLKDIPFITRIPGTLFIVKTVIEQALKWDLWAEINDDYQYQTLELGHYGIDQRWLIIRSKGALERAVKSVERTISKEKERAEKQLFHLQAQRFDSEAEAMTVLQELGDKWKYHLVDTIEFKQHIKYAVKGRPTPDTPIKSIKLQINVDLKVNQEKVDQDRDQKSCFVLGTSIPRFQLSDEDVFWGYKGQSKVENGFRFIKDPLFFASSLFVKKPSRVEGMLMVMTLSLLIYSIAQRRMRNELKRLETTLPNQIGKPVQNPTLRWIFQQMEGIDCVNIFHKEGEVHCLISGLNDIRRKILTLFGQTVSEIYQISFE; the protein is encoded by the coding sequence TTGGAAACTGTTAAAGTAGAACGTATTGACCACTTGGGTATTGTTGCTGGCGTTATCAAGGATTTGAAAATCATCGAAATGATTGACTCTCGCATACCAAAAGATGAGAAGGAAAATATCAGTGCCGGAGAAGCTATTGCCGGCATGGTTCTCAATGGGCTGGGTTTTTCCAATCGGCCGCTGTCGCTGACGCCTCAATTTTTCGAAAACAAGCCGCTGGATGTTTTGTTCCGTCCCGGGGTGCAAGCCTCGGACTTCAATCACTACAAGCTCGGGCGCAGTCTTGATGATGCGGTCGACTACAGCTCTGAACTGCTTTTCACCGAAATCGCCTCATCTACCTGTCGGTCGGAAAGTATCCATTTACTTTTCAACCATCTGGATACTTCATCTTTTTCATTGACCGGGGAGTATCTTCCTGATTCGGATGAACATGCCATCAAAATAACTCATGGTTACTCCAAAGACCACCGTCCTGATTTGAAACAGGCTGTGCTGGAGCTGATGGTATCCCAGGATGGTGGTATTCCCATTTTGTGTAAGTGCTGGGACGGGAATGCTTCGGATAATACCGTTTTCAAAGAACGCAGCAGTGAACTCGTTCGTCAGTTCAAAGCAAGCGATACCCCTCGTTACCTGATTATGGATTCGAAAGGATATACCGAATCCAATGCTTCCAACTTGAAAGATATCCCGTTTATCACCCGCATCCCGGGAACCCTTTTCATTGTGAAGACCGTCATCGAACAGGCCCTAAAATGGGACCTGTGGGCGGAGATTAACGATGATTATCAGTACCAGACGTTGGAGTTAGGGCATTATGGAATTGATCAACGTTGGTTGATCATTCGATCCAAAGGGGCTCTGGAGCGCGCGGTCAAGAGCGTTGAAAGAACTATTTCAAAAGAGAAGGAACGTGCGGAAAAGCAACTCTTCCATCTTCAGGCCCAACGATTTGACTCGGAAGCCGAAGCAATGACGGTCCTCCAAGAACTCGGTGATAAATGGAAGTATCATCTGGTTGACACTATTGAGTTTAAACAGCACATCAAATATGCCGTCAAAGGTAGACCAACGCCGGATACCCCGATCAAATCAATTAAATTGCAAATCAATGTGGACTTAAAGGTCAATCAAGAAAAAGTCGATCAAGACCGCGATCAGAAATCCTGTTTTGTTCTTGGGACCTCAATTCCAAGATTCCAGTTGAGCGACGAAGATGTATTTTGGGGATATAAAGGCCAGTCTAAGGTCGAGAATGGCTTCCGATTTATCAAAGACCCTTTATTTTTTGCATCGTCGCTGTTTGTCAAAAAGCCATCTCGTGTCGAAGGAATGTTGATGGTGATGACCTTATCATTACTAATTTACTCCATTGCCCAGCGTCGCATGCGGAATGAATTGAAGCGCCTTGAAACAACACTGCCCAATCAGATTGGGAAACCCGTTCAAAACCCCACTCTTCGCTGGATTTTTCAACAAATGGAAGGTATAGACTGTGTGAATATTTTTCATAAAGAGGGCGAAGTACACTGTCTTATCAGTGGGTTAAATGACATACGGAGAAAAATATTAACTCTTTTTGGACAGACCGTATCAGAAATATATCAAATTTCTTTTGAATAG
- a CDS encoding SulP family inorganic anion transporter: MILTKIKNIRFNILQGILPIRLHQIPREIIAGITLAALAIPEVMGYTKISGTPVITGLYTMLLPLGMFAVFGSSRHLVVGADSATAAMLSVGLAGLVHAGHADYVALAGILSLMVAGFLLIARVFQLGFLANFLSRTVLVGFLTGIGIQVALGQIPGMLGITVSGHNTVARLIATWQQSAFVQPYALGMSVGVLVVIIALKRLSKKIPGSLITVIGAIALTWAFDLESKGIEIVGQIPVGLPKIGWPEVALNWIMFQKLLPIAFGMFIVILAQSAATARAYADRHDEHYDQDTDLIGLGMANIGAALSGAFVVNGSPTKTQMVDSAGATSQLSQVTAAIVVLFVLLFLTAPLSHMPEAVLCAVVFLIGIELVDIKGMKQILAERKWEFWVALITALVVVLWGVEQSILLAILLSLISHTRHGYQPKNTVVVMTDTEKWRAIPVSQAGQVLPGLMIYRFNHSMYYANSAQLSKEVQTLVKEAEPGLKWFCIDCIAVDDIDFSAAKTLHVLCAFLAKQNIRLVFASVSDDVKKELDRSGLSQRLDKDAYAVFIGDVVDSYTQAYPKA; this comes from the coding sequence ATGATACTGACAAAAATCAAGAATATCAGATTTAATATTTTACAGGGTATCCTGCCCATCCGGTTGCACCAGATCCCAAGAGAGATCATAGCCGGGATTACCTTAGCGGCACTGGCCATCCCGGAAGTAATGGGGTATACCAAAATCTCAGGAACGCCGGTCATCACTGGGTTGTATACCATGCTTTTGCCCCTGGGCATGTTCGCAGTATTTGGTTCTTCCCGCCACCTGGTCGTGGGGGCGGATTCCGCGACGGCGGCCATGTTGTCGGTCGGCCTTGCAGGGCTTGTCCATGCGGGCCATGCAGATTATGTGGCCCTTGCCGGGATTCTATCCCTGATGGTGGCCGGATTTCTGCTGATTGCCCGCGTTTTTCAGCTGGGGTTTCTGGCAAATTTTCTTTCCCGAACGGTACTGGTTGGCTTTCTGACCGGCATCGGCATACAGGTTGCTTTGGGGCAAATTCCGGGGATGCTGGGTATAACCGTTTCAGGACATAACACCGTCGCCAGGCTTATTGCAACCTGGCAGCAATCCGCATTCGTCCAGCCCTATGCATTAGGGATGTCAGTCGGGGTGCTCGTTGTTATCATTGCCTTGAAACGTCTGTCCAAAAAGATTCCAGGCTCCCTGATAACCGTGATTGGTGCCATAGCACTCACCTGGGCATTTGATCTGGAATCCAAAGGTATTGAGATTGTGGGACAAATCCCGGTCGGACTGCCGAAAATCGGGTGGCCGGAGGTGGCGTTGAATTGGATCATGTTCCAAAAGTTATTGCCCATCGCTTTTGGCATGTTTATCGTCATTCTGGCACAAAGTGCGGCCACCGCAAGGGCCTATGCCGACCGCCATGACGAACACTATGACCAGGATACCGACCTGATCGGCCTGGGCATGGCCAATATAGGGGCCGCCCTGTCCGGTGCTTTTGTTGTCAACGGCAGCCCGACCAAAACCCAGATGGTTGACAGTGCCGGTGCAACAAGCCAGTTATCACAGGTTACCGCAGCCATCGTTGTACTGTTTGTGCTTCTTTTCCTCACCGCACCCCTGTCACACATGCCCGAGGCTGTGCTCTGCGCCGTGGTTTTCCTGATCGGTATTGAACTTGTTGACATTAAAGGCATGAAACAGATATTGGCCGAACGGAAATGGGAATTTTGGGTAGCCCTGATCACAGCTCTGGTGGTTGTGCTCTGGGGCGTTGAGCAAAGTATCCTGCTTGCCATCCTTCTGTCTTTAATCTCACACACACGCCATGGCTACCAACCTAAGAATACAGTTGTGGTCATGACGGATACAGAGAAATGGCGGGCTATTCCCGTCAGTCAAGCCGGACAGGTCCTCCCCGGCCTGATGATCTACCGATTCAACCACAGTATGTACTATGCCAACAGCGCCCAGCTTTCAAAAGAGGTGCAAACGTTGGTCAAGGAGGCGGAACCGGGACTCAAATGGTTCTGCATCGACTGCATCGCCGTGGATGATATTGATTTTTCAGCGGCAAAAACCCTTCACGTGCTTTGCGCCTTTTTAGCAAAACAGAACATCCGCCTTGTGTTTGCCTCTGTATCGGATGACGTCAAAAAAGAACTGGACCGTTCCGGCCTGTCCCAGCGGTTGGATAAGGATGCTTACGCGGTGTTTATCGGCGATGTTGTGGATAGCTATACCCAGGCATATCCAAAAGCATAA
- a CDS encoding VIT family protein: MATIHSEHHRINRSGWLRAAVLGANDGIVSIASLLVGVAAGGAGKGSIVLTGIAGLVAGAMSMAAGEYVSVQSQADTERADIEKEIEALRDNRDEEEEELAAIYRDRGLDDKTSAEVARQLMAHDALAAHARDEIGITSELSARPLQAAFWSAVAFSAGAAAPVLTSVMAPASMLLWLIPCLVIILLAALGAIAAVTGGAAPVKGAIRVCFWGTLAMALTAVVGKLFGISV; the protein is encoded by the coding sequence ATGGCAACAATACATTCCGAACACCATCGAATCAACCGATCAGGCTGGCTGAGAGCCGCCGTACTAGGAGCTAACGACGGCATTGTTTCCATTGCCAGTCTTCTTGTGGGCGTGGCCGCCGGAGGGGCCGGCAAGGGTAGCATTGTTTTAACCGGAATTGCCGGTCTTGTTGCCGGAGCCATGTCTATGGCCGCCGGAGAATATGTCTCCGTGCAGTCCCAGGCGGATACCGAGCGCGCTGATATAGAAAAAGAAATTGAAGCACTCAGGGACAATCGTGACGAGGAAGAAGAAGAACTGGCTGCAATCTATCGGGATCGTGGTCTGGACGACAAGACCTCTGCAGAAGTGGCCCGGCAACTCATGGCCCATGATGCGCTTGCCGCCCACGCCCGGGATGAGATTGGAATTACCAGCGAATTAAGTGCCCGTCCCCTGCAGGCTGCCTTCTGGTCTGCCGTTGCGTTTAGCGCCGGAGCCGCAGCGCCGGTTTTGACTTCAGTAATGGCACCGGCATCCATGTTGCTGTGGCTTATTCCTTGCCTGGTCATCATCCTGCTGGCAGCATTGGGGGCAATTGCTGCCGTCACCGGAGGTGCTGCACCGGTTAAAGGGGCCATTCGGGTATGTTTTTGGGGCACCCTTGCAATGGCATTGACGGCAGTGGTTGGTAAGCTCTTCGGTATTTCAGTTTAA
- a CDS encoding universal stress protein, producing MDKHFLITVSDQVSALYGARFIGDFFSDKTNIKATLFFSAPRIDLAADLEKALQAKGEEALEQAGAILVEKGFPKKNIMYKSKFSVISTVSDIIQEAEKGTYDAVVLGRSGIRMLEQAADKSVSAKLFNEKTTVPLWLCNTAEGVGKDVLLYLDGSPASIKMANHVGVVLAESNAHHIDLLAPESVFLEYSLMDEYIQILSRNNLDVSRIRTKLPVSSNPARQILKLTEKKAYASVALGKAGSKSDDLLSRLSTGPVCSVLLKEMKHASLWLCE from the coding sequence ATGGACAAGCACTTTTTAATTACCGTTTCAGATCAGGTCAGTGCGCTGTACGGTGCACGTTTTATCGGCGATTTTTTTTCGGATAAAACCAACATTAAAGCCACACTGTTTTTTTCAGCACCCCGAATAGATTTGGCTGCGGACCTTGAAAAAGCATTGCAGGCAAAAGGGGAAGAGGCCCTTGAACAGGCCGGGGCCATTTTAGTGGAAAAAGGGTTTCCCAAAAAAAATATAATGTACAAATCCAAGTTTTCCGTGATTTCAACGGTATCGGATATTATACAGGAGGCGGAAAAAGGAACCTATGATGCCGTGGTTTTAGGTCGAAGTGGAATCCGTATGCTTGAACAGGCTGCCGATAAAAGCGTCAGTGCAAAACTCTTTAACGAAAAAACGACGGTTCCGCTGTGGCTGTGCAACACGGCAGAAGGTGTCGGCAAAGATGTTTTATTGTATCTGGACGGATCCCCCGCCTCTATCAAGATGGCCAATCATGTCGGCGTTGTCCTGGCTGAAAGCAATGCGCACCACATTGATCTTCTGGCACCGGAATCCGTATTTTTAGAATACTCCTTAATGGATGAGTACATACAAATTTTATCGAGAAACAACCTGGATGTAAGCCGGATCAGGACCAAATTGCCTGTATCCAGCAATCCTGCCCGCCAGATTTTAAAACTGACTGAAAAAAAGGCCTATGCATCCGTAGCATTGGGAAAGGCCGGCAGCAAAAGCGATGACTTACTGTCTCGTCTGTCCACGGGACCGGTCTGTTCTGTTCTGCTCAAAGAGATGAAACATGCCTCTTTATGGCTGTGCGAATAG
- a CDS encoding type III PLP-dependent enzyme produces the protein MFIELDDYICPETFKKIQTFSEDKETPFLVVDTATVEKNLDDLKSVFPYASIYYAVKANPGIEVLELMRDKGINFDIASVYELDRVLSLGISPDRISYGNTIKKSRDVRYFYDKGVRLYATDSEADIRNIAKAAPGSKIYVRILSEGTLTADWPLSRKFGCQPDMAMDLIILAKYLGLVPYGISFHVGSQQRDIGAWDGVLGKVKVIFQRLMEEDNIELKMINLGGGFPSNYLAKANTLDVYAQEITRFLTEGFGDDMPTIFLEPGRSIMGNAGILVSEVVLISRKSRTALNRWVYTDVGKFSGLIETMDEAIKYPIYSGRNGELEDVIIAGPTCDSADIMYEDFKYKLPLNLSMGDRLYWLSTGAYTSSYSSVEFNGFPPLKTYFI, from the coding sequence ATGTTCATAGAACTTGACGATTACATCTGCCCTGAAACCTTTAAAAAAATTCAAACCTTTTCCGAAGACAAGGAAACACCTTTTCTGGTGGTTGATACGGCCACGGTTGAAAAGAATCTTGACGATCTTAAAAGCGTTTTTCCCTATGCGAGCATCTATTATGCCGTAAAAGCGAACCCTGGAATTGAGGTCCTTGAGCTCATGCGTGACAAAGGCATCAATTTTGATATTGCATCGGTCTATGAGCTTGACCGTGTCCTGTCCCTGGGTATCAGCCCCGACAGGATCAGTTACGGCAATACCATTAAAAAAAGCCGGGATGTCCGTTATTTCTATGACAAAGGCGTCCGCCTGTATGCCACGGATTCCGAAGCCGATATCCGAAATATCGCCAAAGCCGCACCAGGCTCCAAAATTTATGTCCGTATTTTATCCGAAGGCACCCTTACGGCAGACTGGCCCCTGTCCCGGAAATTCGGCTGCCAGCCGGACATGGCCATGGATTTGATTATTCTGGCAAAATACCTTGGCCTGGTTCCCTATGGCATCTCTTTTCATGTGGGGTCCCAGCAGCGGGACATCGGCGCCTGGGACGGAGTGCTTGGCAAGGTAAAGGTGATTTTTCAAAGGCTCATGGAAGAAGACAATATTGAGCTCAAGATGATCAATTTAGGTGGGGGATTTCCGTCCAATTATCTGGCCAAGGCCAACACCCTTGACGTCTATGCCCAGGAGATCACCCGGTTTCTCACCGAAGGGTTTGGCGACGACATGCCCACCATATTCCTTGAACCCGGCCGATCCATCATGGGTAATGCAGGCATACTGGTCAGCGAGGTGGTCCTGATTTCAAGAAAATCCAGAACCGCCCTGAACCGATGGGTCTATACCGATGTCGGAAAATTTTCCGGATTGATTGAAACCATGGACGAAGCCATAAAATACCCCATCTATTCAGGACGCAACGGTGAGCTTGAAGACGTGATTATTGCCGGTCCCACCTGTGACAGTGCAGATATTATGTATGAAGACTTCAAATACAAACTGCCCTTGAACCTGTCCATGGGAGACCGGCTTTACTGGCTGTCCACGGGCGCATATACCAGCAGTTACAGCTCCGTTGAGTTTAACGGCTTTCCGCCTTTAAAGACATATTTCATATAG